The genome window GGGTAGAGGGCCGGGTCGGGCACCCGGTCGGTGATGGCACAACCCTGGCCGGGGTTGATGCCCCAGGTCACCGTCGGGGCGATGTCCTCGGCTCGGATGTTCACCACGTCGTCGTAGTGGGCGTCGGGGTCGGAGGCTAGGGCCTTCCAGCGGGCCACGGCTTTTTCCCACTCCTCGCCCTTGGGGGCGTAGGGGCGGCCCTTCAGGTAGTCGAAGGTGGTCTGGTCGGGGTTGACGTAGCCGATGCGAGCCCCGCCCTCGATGCTCATGTTGCAGACGGTCATGCGCTCTTCCATGCTGAAGTTATCGAAGACGCTGCCGCCGTACTCGTAGGCGTAGCCGATGCCGCCATTGACCCCCAGCACCTTGATGATGTGCAGGATCACGTCCTTGGCGTAGACCCCTGGACGAAGCTGGCCCTCAACGTTGATGCGCCGCACCTTGAGCTTGCTGACGGCCATGGTCTGGGTGGCCAGCACATCGCGCACCTGGGTGGTGCCAATCCCGAAGGCGATGGCCCCAAACGCCCCGTGGGTCGAGGTGTGGGAGTCGCCGCAGGCGATGGTCATGCCGGGCTGGGTGATGCCGTTCTCGGGGCCAATCACGTGCACGATACCCTGAAGCCCCGAGGTCACGTCGAAAAAGGTAATCCCGAAGTCCTGCACGTTCTTGCGCAGTTGCCGAATCATCTCGTCGGCCTGGGGGTCTTCGAAGGGCTCGAGCAGGGAGTGGGTGGGCACGATGTGGTCTACCGTGGCAAAGGTGCGTTCAGGAAAGCGCACCTTGAGGCCCAGGTCGCGCAACATACCAAAGGCCTGGGGGCTGGTGACCTCGTGGATCAGGTGGGTATCGATGAACAGCTGGGTCTGCCCGTTGGGCAGGGTTCGGATGGCGTGGCTCTCCCAGACTTTCTCGTACAAACTTTTGCCCATAGATGTCCTCTCCTTTGAGCGCCTCAAAAACCCCAGCGGCGTAGGGCCCTGGGGTCGTGCAGTACAGCAGCTAGACCCCTCGAGCGGGGCTTAGTAGGAGCTGCTTTACTCGAGCCGGCATCGCCAAAAGTATAGGCTTTGGTATACCAAAACGTCAAGGCCCGGTTTGAAGCAGCAAGAAACGCGTATGTGGCCGATTCGCAGGAGCCATGACCGCAAAGTGGGTATGCTGTGGATGTATGTCGCTCGTACGGCTGGGACAGGGGCGCGAGGCCGAGGTGTTTGCCTGGGCCGACGGTTACGTGCTCAAGCTGTTCTGGCCGGAGTTTTCCCAGGCCGATGCCCAGCTCGAGGCTCAGCTCACCCAGCAGGTCTGGCTGCTGGGGGTGCCCTCGCCCAGGGTGGAGGATGTGCTGGAGTTCGAGGGGCGCTGGGGGCTGGTGCTCGAGTGGATTCGGGGTGTGCCGCTTACCGACTACATCCAGTCCAACCCCGACCGCTTGCGCTTTGCCGCGCAGATGCTGGGGGCTTTGCACCGCCAGCTGCACAGTAAAACCGCAGGACACCTACCTTCGCAGCGGCACTACCTCATCCAGCGCATCCAGGCCTGCCGGCTTTCAGAGGCCGAGCGAGCGGCGTTGTTGCAACACCTCGAGCGCCTAACCGATGGAACCGCCCTTTGCCACGGCGATTTTCATCCCGAGAATGTGCTGGTAGGCAAGGAGGGCGTGTTCGTGGTGGACTGGCCCAGCGCCATGCGGGGTAACCCCCTGGCCGATATCGCCCGAACCACCTTGCTCATCCTGCACAGCGAGCTTCCCCCCGACCTGCCCGCCCGTGAGGAAATTTTGCGTCAGCGTGAGGTTTTTTACCAAACCTACCTCGAGGACTATCAAAGCTTTTCCGGCCTCAATCTGACCGAGTTACAGGCCTGGATGCCCATCGTAGCTGCAGCCCGCCTGCGGGAGAATATCCCCGGCGAGGAACCCAGGTTGATGCAACTCATCCAGGAAGGTTTGCGGGAATACGGTGCCTTGGTCTGAACACGACCACAACTGCCAACCGGATATCTCGTAGACAGCCCCCCATTTTGCTACACTTAGAATCCGCGCGGCCCCGGAATCCCTCCGGTAGGCCCAGAGGTTTACATGAAAACAAACATCATCACCTATGGCTGCCAGATGAACGAGTACGACACCCACCTCGTGCGAAGCGAGCTGGTGTCGTTTGGCGCGGAGTTTGTAGACACCTGGCGGGAAGCCGACTTCGTGCTGGTCAACACCTGCGCGGTGCGGGGCAAGCCTGTGGAGAAGGTGCGCTCGCTTTTGGGTGAGCTGCGCAAGGAAAAAGAGAAGCGCCCCCTATTGGTGGGCATGATGGGCTGCCTGGCCCAGCTCGAGGAGGGCCAGCAGATGGCCCGCAAGTTCGAGGTGGATGTGCTCCTGGGGCCGGGAGCGCTTACCGAGATTGGCAAGGCCCTCGAGGCCAAAAGCCGCTTCTGGGACTTGAGCTTCCGCGAAGAGCTCACCCACCACCTGCCCCCTGCGCCCCAGGGGGCCCTATCGGCCTTTGTGAGCATCATCCGGGGCTGCAACCACCACTGCACCTACTGCATCGTGCCCACCACCCGTGGCCCCGAGGTAAGCCGCCACCCCGACCTGATTCTGCGCGAGGTGGAGCAGCTCAAGGCCGCGGGGGTGCTCGAGGTCACCCTGTTAGGCCAGAACGTCAACTCCTACGGCAAAGACCAGCCGGGCTTCCCCAGCTTCGCCGAGCTGTTGCGCCTGGTTGCCCAGGTGGGGATTCCCCGCATCAAATTCACCACCAGCCACCCGGTCAACTTCACCGACGACGTAATTGCCGCCATGGCCGAGACCCCCCAGGTCTGCCGCTACATCCACCTGCCGGTACAGTCCGGCTCCAACCGGGTGCTGCGCCGCATGGGGCGGGAGTACCGGCGGGAATGGTACCTGGATCGTATCCGGGCCATCCGCGAGGCCATGCCGGACGTGGTGCTCTCCACCGACATCATCGTGGGCTTCCCCGGCGAGACCGAGGAAGACTTCCAGGCCACCCTCTCGCTCTACGACGAGGTACGCTACGACAGCGCCTACATGTTCATCTACTCCCCGCGCCCCGGCACCCCCAGCTACAAGCACTTCCAGGATTTGCCGCGCGAGGTCAAGGTCGAGCGGCTCCAGCGCCTGATTGAGAAGCAAAAAGAGTGGAGCTACCGGCAGAACCAGCGCTGGGTGGGCCAGACCGTAGAGGTCTTGGTGCGCGGCGCCGCCAAAGACGACAGCTTCGTGGAGGGCCACACCCGCGGCAACCACCCCACCCTGCTGCCCGCGGCCCAGGCCCCCCGCCCCGGCCTGTACCAGGCGGTCATCCAGCAGGCCACCCCCCACATGCTTCTGGGTGAGGTGGTGGGGGCGCAGGAGCCGGCCACGATTCCGCTGATGATGGCGTGAAAACCCAGGCTGAAATCGTGGTACTCGGGGCCGGCATCGCCGGGTTGTGTGCGGCCCGGGTGCTGCACGAGGCTGGCAGGGAGGTGCTGGTGGTGGCCCGCCAACTCGGCGAGGCCAGCCGGGTGCCCGATGCCCTGCTGAACCCGGTGCGGGGCAAGCGGGGGATGGTGGCACCCGAGGCCGAGGAGGCCTTAGAAGCCCTGTGGGACTTTTATCCCCGGTTCGGGACAGTACGACAGGGCATCCTGCGGCCTGTGCCCCAAAGCGATAGGCCGGTCTGGCAGCAAAAGCTACAGGGCCGCCGGATTCCGCACCTGTGGCTCGAGGAGGGTTTGTACCTGGAAAACGCGGGGTGGCTGGAGACCACCCCCCTGCTGCACCGCCTGGCCGAGGGCCTGAACATCCTGTACGCCAGCGTGGAACGACTCGAATCGGGCGTAGCGTGGCTCGAGGACGGAGGCAGGATATCGGGCAAGGTGCTGGTCTACGCCGGCGGTGCGAGCGGCGCGCACCTGGTAGGGCTGGGCGGGCGCTTCACCCCTGGCTCGGTGCTGCAAACCCAGCAGCACTTCAAGCAGGCGCGCTCGTATGGGGTGTATGTGGCCGGGCACAGCCTGGGCGGGAGCTATCTGCCCCACCAGGACAGGTATGCACCCCACCAGACCCAGCCGCACGAGGTGGAGTGGCTGCTGGCCGAGGCGCAAAAGCTGCTGGGCTACCAGCCCGTATTTAGTGCGTCCTGGGCCGGGGTGCGCTACCGGCTCGACCGCAACTACCTCAAGGAGATTCCGGGCGGCTTCGCCCTCACCGGTTTTGGCTCGGCGGCGTATTTTTACGCGCCTCTGTATGCCTGGCGCCTTCTCAAACGTCTCAGAGACTGTCTTAATACTTTCTAGGAGGCCAATCTTCTGACCATAAGCCGGATCATCGCTGTGTGGATGAAGGTCTCTGAGCTCTCAGGTAGAAGCTCATAGTCCCGGTTCAGCCTCCGATTGAAGCTCAGCCAGGCAAACGTCCGCTCCACCACCCATCTGCGGGGAATCACCACAAACCCCCGATGCCCCCGCGTCCTCTTCCGCACTTCCTCCTCCAAGTCCTCCGGAAGAGGCTGGTCTTTAGGCCACCAAATACCCCGGAAGTTGGCATCCGGCCTGCGCACCACCTCCACCGTCCAGCCCAAGGTGCGCCGAACCCATTCCTCAAACCTGCGCTTGTACCCCCCATCCACAAACAGATGCGACAACCGCTTCGACAGCCCCCTGGCCCCCTCCAGCACCTCTCGCCCGCCCTCCGCATCCGTGAGGTGGGCGGGCAGCACCTTGACTCCCAACACCAGCCCTTGTGTATCCACCAGCAGATGCCGTTTGCGCCCCTTTACCTTCTTGCCCGCGTCATACCCCCTGACCCCCCTTTTCCCGAGGTCTTCACGCTCTGGCTATCCAGAATCCCCGCGCTGGGTTCGGGCAGGCGTCCTGCTTTACGGCGGGTTTTCTCGCGCAGGGTGGTATGTATCTGTTCCAGAAAACCCGATTTGCGCCACAAACGGAAGTAGTGATAGACGGTTTTCCAGTGGGGCAGGTCATAGGGCATCATGCGCCAGGCGCAGCCGGCGCGGGTGATGTAGAAGATGCCGTTCAGGATTTCCCGCCAGGGATTCTCCCGGGGGCGATGGGGGGCGGCGGAGGGCTGGGGCATCAGGGGTGCCAGTATGGCCCATTCCTGGTCGGTCAGATCGCTGGGGTAGCGGCTTTGTCTGAGTTCCATGCGTGACTATAGCATGAGGGAGGCTATTAAGACAGTCTCTCATAAGAAATCTTCAAGACTCTTTCCACTAAAATGGAGCCATGCAACTGGCCCAACATCAGCGCCGCCCCCGGTTGGAACTCCAACTGCGACACCATCCGGATAACCTCCACGCCCTCTACCGGGAGTCCCAAGACCACACCGAACGCGCCCGCTGGCACGCTCTCTGGCTGCTGGCCAGGGGTCAGAGCATCCCCGAGGTAGCCAGGAATCTGGGCTATACCGATCGCTGGGTGCGTCAGGTAATCCACCGCTACAATCAGGGCCTGCCCATGAAGAATCTGCGGCACGAGAACAAAGGCCGGGCCCCCCTCGTACCGCCCGAACTCCAGGAGGGCTTCCGCCAGGCCCTCCTCCAGCCCCATCCCAGGGACGGGCTTTGGAGCATACGCAACGCTGCGGAGTGGCTGGCTGAAAGGCTGGGACGTCCGGTGGATGGGCGGCGGGCCTGGTACTGGATGCGTCGCCTGGGCCTGGCCCCGCTGCGCCCCCGGCCGCGCCACCGGGAGGCGGATGCGAAGCGGCAGGAGGCTTTCAAAAAAAGCTCTTTCTGATGGTTTTCCTGTTCAGGTTGCTCTTTCCTGAACTGGAGTTGGAGGTGTGGGGCTTTGATGAGCGCCGAATAGGGCTGAAGCCCATCCGCCGACGGGTATGGGCCTTGCGAGGGAGGACGCCGCTAGCGCAGGAGCGGCCCCGCTATCGCTGGCTGTATGTGTACGCCTTCATAAGACCGGGTACGGGGGAAAGCGAGTACTGGCTGCTGCCCTCGGTCTCGGTGGAGGGGTTCCAGTTGGTGTTGGAGGCCTTTGCCCGGCTACGGGGGGCGGGGGCGGGCAAGCTGGTACTGGTGGTGCTGGATCAGGCTGGCTGGCACACCTCGGGGCGGGTGGAGCCAGCCAAGGGCCTGGGGCTGTGTTATCTGCCACCCTACTCGCCCGAGTTGCAGCCGGTAGAACGAGTCTGGGGGCTCATTGACGCGGTCGTGGCCAATGGGCAGGTGCAGGATGAAGAGGAGCTGTGGGCCAAGGTGGAAGCCCGGTGCGCTTACCTACAAACCCAGCCCGCGCTTATCCAGAGCTACACCCTATTTCACTGGTGGCCGGGGGGATGTTAGGGGAATGAATCAAAAGGATTTCATATCACCGGCCCATCCTGATAGACTATGCGCCATGCAGCAGTACCACGACCTGATGCGCCATGTGCTCGAGCACGGGGTAGATAAGTCCGACCGCACCGGCGTGGGCACCCGCTCGGTGTTCGGCTACCAGATGCGCTTTGACCTGCGCCAGAGTTTTCCCCTGGTAACCACCAAGAAAGTGCATTGGAAAAGCGTGGTCTACGAGCTTTTGTGGTTCTTGCGGGGCGATACCAATATCGGCTTCCTGCGCGAAAACGGGGTCACCATCTGGGACGAGTGGGCCGACGAGGCGGGCGAGCTGGGGCCGGTGTACGGCAAGCAGTGGCGGAGCTGGGCCGGCCCGGACGGCCAGACCATCGATCAACTGGCCTGGGTGGTGGAAGAGATTCGGCGCAACCCCGACTCCCGCCGCCTGGTGGTGAGCGCCTGGAACGTGGCCGACCTGCCCCGCATGGCCCTGGCCCCCTGCCACATCCTGTTTCAGTTCTACGTGGCAGAAGGGCGGCTTTCCTGCCAGCTTTATCAGCGCAGCGCCGACATCTTTCTGGGGGTTCCCTTTAACATCGCTTCCTACGCGCTGCTGACGCTCATGGTGGCCCATGTCACGGGTCTGAAGCCCGGCGAGTTCATTCACACCCTGGGCGATGCTCACCTCTATCGCAATCACTTTGAGCAGGCCCGCTTGCAGCTTTCCCGCGAGCCCCGGCCCCTGCCCACGGTACGGCTCAACCCCGCTGTGCGAGACTTGTTCGCCTTCACTTACGACGACATCGAGCTGCTGGACTACCACCCCTACCCCCGCATCCCCGCCCCGGTAGCGGTTTAGTATGGCCCGGAAGATTGCTTTTGTGGTGGCAATGGACCAGAACCGCGCCATTGGCCGGGCTGGGGCGCTACCCTGGCACCTGCCCGACGACCTCAGGCGGTTCCGTGCGCTGACCCTGGGCAAGACCGTGCTGATGGGCCGCAAGACCTTTGAAAGCATCGGGCGGCCCCTCCCCAAACGCCGCAATGTGGTGCTCACCCGCGACCCGGCCTTTGCCGCCGAGGGCGTAGAGGTGGTGCACGCCCTCGAGGACGCCCTGAAGCTGGACGACGAGCTGATGGTGATTGGGGGGGGCGAAATCTACAGCCTGTTCCTGCCCCTAGCCACCCACCTGCACCTGACCCTGGTCGAGACGCTTATCCCCGATGCCGACACCTTTTTTCCCCCGTGGAACCAGGCCGGGTGGCGCGAGACCTACCGGGAGCACCACCCCGCCGACGAACGCCATCAATTTGCCTTTACCTATGTAGATCTTGAGCGCGACGAGTTTCCCACCTAGTTCACTACAAACCCGCGTCCTTCGGGCTTCGAGCAGCAGAAGCGATCCACAAAAAACCTCCCCGCAGGCGGGGAGGCCCTGTGTCGCAGTGCTGCTTAAGCCAAACCCAGACTCAGTTCTTCTTCCTCGAAGGCGATTGCGCCGTCTTTGAGGGTCACAAAAAGGGTGCGGCCCGGACGGGAGAGGAGCTCGAGCGAGAGCGGGTCTTCGATCTTCTCCCGAATCAGGTTACGCAGAATGCGGGTGCTGCCCTGCTTGGGAGCCTGGCTTACCAGCCAGGAGGCCACCGAGGGGTCGAAGCGCACCACCTTCTCGCGGGACTCGAGCTCTTTGGCGATGTCCTCGAGCATAATCTGCGTGACCTGCACCAGCTCGGGCTCGCTCAGGTTGCGGAAGCGGATGACCTCGTCCAGGCGGTCGAGGAACTCCGGGGTAAAGATGGCCTTGAGGGGGCTTTCGGTGTCCACCTCGCGGTTGGTGAAGCCGATGGCCGGCCCCACGTTAAAGCCGGTGTTGGAGGTCATGATCAGAATCACCCGGCGGAAGTCCACCGTGCGACCCAGGCCGTCGGTCAGACGGCCTTCGTCCAGCACCTGCAAGAAGGTGTTGTAGATGTCGGGGTGGGCTTTCTCGATCTCGTCCAGCAGCACCACGCTGAAGGGCTGGCGGCGCACCGCCTCGGTCAGGCGGCCCCCCTGCTCGTAGCCCACGTAGCCCGGCGGAGCCCCAATCAGCTTGGAGATGGAGTGCGGCTCCTGGAACTCGCTCATGTCGAAGCGGATGAGCGCCCGCTCCGAGCCAAAGAGCACCTCGGCCAGGGCCTTGGCCAGGTGGGTTTTGCCCACACCGGATGATCCCACGAACAGGAAGCTGGCCGAGACCCGCGTCCGGCCACCCAGCCCCACCCGGCTGCGGCGCAGCGCGGCGGCCAGGGCCTCGACGGCTTCCTTCTGGCCAATTACGCGCTTGTTCAGCTCTTCCTCGAGGCCAAAGAGCTTGCTGTCGTCCTTGTCGTCTACGTACACACCGCCCCAGGAGTCCACCACGCTCTCGATATCCTCGCGGGCCACCAGCGGGGTGCCATCTTCGTCCACCGCCACCGGCAGACCCAGCGAGTCGTTGAGGCGCACGCGGCTGGCGGCTTCGTCAATCAGGTCAATGGCCTTGTCGGGGAAGTTGCGCCCCGGCAGGCTGCGGATGCCAATTTTGACCGAGAGGCCCAGAATCTCGTCGGGGATGACCACCCCGTGGTGGGCCTCGTAGCGGGGCCGCAACCCTTTGAGGATTTCCAGGGTCTCCTCGGGGGTGGGCTCTAACACGATTACCGGCTGGAAGCGGCGCTCCAGGGCCGCGTCTTTCTCGATATAACGATG of Meiothermus sp. contains these proteins:
- a CDS encoding IS630 family transposase, translated to MVFLFRLLFPELELEVWGFDERRIGLKPIRRRVWALRGRTPLAQERPRYRWLYVYAFIRPGTGESEYWLLPSVSVEGFQLVLEAFARLRGAGAGKLVLVVLDQAGWHTSGRVEPAKGLGLCYLPPYSPELQPVERVWGLIDAVVANGQVQDEEELWAKVEARCAYLQTQPALIQSYTLFHWWPGGC
- a CDS encoding dihydrofolate reductase, which encodes MARKIAFVVAMDQNRAIGRAGALPWHLPDDLRRFRALTLGKTVLMGRKTFESIGRPLPKRRNVVLTRDPAFAAEGVEVVHALEDALKLDDELMVIGGGEIYSLFLPLATHLHLTLVETLIPDADTFFPPWNQAGWRETYREHHPADERHQFAFTYVDLERDEFPT
- a CDS encoding winged helix-turn-helix domain-containing protein, which translates into the protein MQLAQHQRRPRLELQLRHHPDNLHALYRESQDHTERARWHALWLLARGQSIPEVARNLGYTDRWVRQVIHRYNQGLPMKNLRHENKGRAPLVPPELQEGFRQALLQPHPRDGLWSIRNAAEWLAERLGRPVDGRRAWYWMRRLGLAPLRPRPRHREADAKRQEAFKKSSF
- the leuC gene encoding 3-isopropylmalate dehydratase large subunit, producing MGKSLYEKVWESHAIRTLPNGQTQLFIDTHLIHEVTSPQAFGMLRDLGLKVRFPERTFATVDHIVPTHSLLEPFEDPQADEMIRQLRKNVQDFGITFFDVTSGLQGIVHVIGPENGITQPGMTIACGDSHTSTHGAFGAIAFGIGTTQVRDVLATQTMAVSKLKVRRINVEGQLRPGVYAKDVILHIIKVLGVNGGIGYAYEYGGSVFDNFSMEERMTVCNMSIEGGARIGYVNPDQTTFDYLKGRPYAPKGEEWEKAVARWKALASDPDAHYDDVVNIRAEDIAPTVTWGINPGQGCAITDRVPDPALYPEAERPGLEEALKHMKLKPGQPIKGVKVDVAFLGSCTNGRISDFREAAKYLKGRKVAPGVRAIAVPGSQQVAKQCEEEGIAEIFRQAGFEWRGAGCSMCLAMNPDKLVGDELCASSSNRNFKGRQGSATGRTVLMSPVMVIAAAVTGQISDAREVFGVEALVGA
- the miaB gene encoding tRNA (N6-isopentenyl adenosine(37)-C2)-methylthiotransferase MiaB; amino-acid sequence: MKTNIITYGCQMNEYDTHLVRSELVSFGAEFVDTWREADFVLVNTCAVRGKPVEKVRSLLGELRKEKEKRPLLVGMMGCLAQLEEGQQMARKFEVDVLLGPGALTEIGKALEAKSRFWDLSFREELTHHLPPAPQGALSAFVSIIRGCNHHCTYCIVPTTRGPEVSRHPDLILREVEQLKAAGVLEVTLLGQNVNSYGKDQPGFPSFAELLRLVAQVGIPRIKFTTSHPVNFTDDVIAAMAETPQVCRYIHLPVQSGSNRVLRRMGREYRREWYLDRIRAIREAMPDVVLSTDIIVGFPGETEEDFQATLSLYDEVRYDSAYMFIYSPRPGTPSYKHFQDLPREVKVERLQRLIEKQKEWSYRQNQRWVGQTVEVLVRGAAKDDSFVEGHTRGNHPTLLPAAQAPRPGLYQAVIQQATPHMLLGEVVGAQEPATIPLMMA
- a CDS encoding phosphotransferase enzyme family protein, encoding MSLVRLGQGREAEVFAWADGYVLKLFWPEFSQADAQLEAQLTQQVWLLGVPSPRVEDVLEFEGRWGLVLEWIRGVPLTDYIQSNPDRLRFAAQMLGALHRQLHSKTAGHLPSQRHYLIQRIQACRLSEAERAALLQHLERLTDGTALCHGDFHPENVLVGKEGVFVVDWPSAMRGNPLADIARTTLLILHSELPPDLPAREEILRQREVFYQTYLEDYQSFSGLNLTELQAWMPIVAAARLRENIPGEEPRLMQLIQEGLREYGALV
- a CDS encoding thymidylate synthase, which produces MQQYHDLMRHVLEHGVDKSDRTGVGTRSVFGYQMRFDLRQSFPLVTTKKVHWKSVVYELLWFLRGDTNIGFLRENGVTIWDEWADEAGELGPVYGKQWRSWAGPDGQTIDQLAWVVEEIRRNPDSRRLVVSAWNVADLPRMALAPCHILFQFYVAEGRLSCQLYQRSADIFLGVPFNIASYALLTLMVAHVTGLKPGEFIHTLGDAHLYRNHFEQARLQLSREPRPLPTVRLNPAVRDLFAFTYDDIELLDYHPYPRIPAPVAV
- a CDS encoding IS5 family transposase (programmed frameshift), with the translated sequence MELRQSRYPSDLTDQEWAILAPLMPQPSAAPHRPRENPWREILNGIFYITRAGCAWRMMPYDLPHWKTVYHYFRLWRKSGFLEQIHTTLREKTRRKAGRLPEPSAGILDSQSVKTSGKRGVRGYDAGKKVKGRKRHLLVDTQGLVLGVKVLPAHLTDAEGGREVLEGARGLSKRLSHLFVDGGYKRRFEEWVRRTLGWTVEVVRRPDANFRGIWWPKDQPLPEDLEEEVRKRTRGHRGFVVIPRRWVVERTFAWLSFNRRLNRDYELLPESSETFIHTAMIRLMVRRLAS
- a CDS encoding FAD-binding oxidoreductase, whose protein sequence is MKTQAEIVVLGAGIAGLCAARVLHEAGREVLVVARQLGEASRVPDALLNPVRGKRGMVAPEAEEALEALWDFYPRFGTVRQGILRPVPQSDRPVWQQKLQGRRIPHLWLEEGLYLENAGWLETTPLLHRLAEGLNILYASVERLESGVAWLEDGGRISGKVLVYAGGASGAHLVGLGGRFTPGSVLQTQQHFKQARSYGVYVAGHSLGGSYLPHQDRYAPHQTQPHEVEWLLAEAQKLLGYQPVFSASWAGVRYRLDRNYLKEIPGGFALTGFGSAAYFYAPLYAWRLLKRLRDCLNTF
- a CDS encoding ATP-dependent Clp protease ATP-binding subunit gives rise to the protein MNRYDDRARLVFHYAREEGSRLGHSMIGPEHLLLGLMREGGTAARILMEYGASLEAMRRMVEELVGRGEGSRTGEPPAITPRARRVMELAGAEARNMSSQVIGTEHILLGIIREGDGIAYRIMTHYAKDVDTIRWRVLSQAGEQTKEKAVATPFLDEYGRDLTREAREGKLDPVIGRTEEINRVIQILARRTKNNPVLVGDPGVGKTAIVEGLAQAIVEGRVPPVLRGARIVSVDLAGVVAGTKYRGEFEERLRQIIEELKNAKVVAFIDELHTLIGAGGAEGTLDAANILKPPLSRGEIQVIGATTTGEYHRYIEKDAALERRFQPVIVLEPTPEETLEILKGLRPRYEAHHGVVIPDEILGLSVKIGIRSLPGRNFPDKAIDLIDEAASRVRLNDSLGLPVAVDEDGTPLVAREDIESVVDSWGGVYVDDKDDSKLFGLEEELNKRVIGQKEAVEALAAALRRSRVGLGGRTRVSASFLFVGSSGVGKTHLAKALAEVLFGSERALIRFDMSEFQEPHSISKLIGAPPGYVGYEQGGRLTEAVRRQPFSVVLLDEIEKAHPDIYNTFLQVLDEGRLTDGLGRTVDFRRVILIMTSNTGFNVGPAIGFTNREVDTESPLKAIFTPEFLDRLDEVIRFRNLSEPELVQVTQIMLEDIAKELESREKVVRFDPSVASWLVSQAPKQGSTRILRNLIREKIEDPLSLELLSRPGRTLFVTLKDGAIAFEEEELSLGLA